One stretch of Tachysurus fulvidraco isolate hzauxx_2018 chromosome 12, HZAU_PFXX_2.0, whole genome shotgun sequence DNA includes these proteins:
- the LOC113641468 gene encoding E-selectin-like translates to MMSVLSILLLLALTDASAALFRRKHNYQNQDMTWTDAQTYCRNNYVDLSIIDTKSEYDNFKNQMDSQKSENCWIGLRKEINGAIQWTEGTILGFSKWKGGEPDNPPNKDCVFTHNNEWEHDDCNNEHKVFCYTWAPRVIVVQKMMNWEEALVYCRTYYTHLVWFTDKIDYSVVNDRSMEILTPTFWTSLRFMDGSWFWANQTSLLNSETSLPSCPAKPFQCGARNIKAGVWENRDCKEKMNFICYHYI, encoded by the exons ATGATGTCTGTtctctccatcctcctcctGCTGGCTCTAACAGATGCATCCGCAGCTCTGTTCAGGAGAAAACACAATTATCAAAATCAGGATATGACCTGGACTGATGCTCAGACATACTGCAGGAATAATTATGTAGATCTGTCAATTATTGACACAAAATCAGAATACGACAATTTCAAAAATCAAATGGACAGTCAGAAATCTGAAAATTGCTGGATCGGTcttagaaaagaaataaacggTGCGATTCAGTGGACTGAGGGAACTATACTAggattctcaaagtggaaaggTGGGGAACCTGACAATCCTCCGAATAAAGACTGTGTGTTTACGCACAACAATGAGTGGGAACATGATGACTGTAATAACGAACATAAAGTCTTCTGCTACACTTGGGCACCTCGGGTGATTGTGGTGCAGAAGATGATGAACTGGGAGGAGGCTCTGGTGTACTGCAGAACGTACTACACTCACCTGGTATGGTTCACCGACAAGATTGACTACTCTGTGGTCAACGACAGAAGTATGGAAATTCTGACTCCCACATTCTGGACCAGTCTACGATTCATGGATGGCTCATGGTTCTGGGCGAACCAGACATCTCTGCTGAATAGTGAGACATCGCTGCCTTCATGCCCTGCCAAGCCTTTCCAATGTGGAGCACGAAATATTAAAGCTGGTGTCTGGGAGAACAGAGACTGCAAGGAGAAAATGAACTTCATTTGTTATCACTACATTTG A